One genomic window of Terriglobia bacterium includes the following:
- a CDS encoding four helix bundle protein, which translates to MNATPSRGIELQRRLVQFAAQILTLCPKLRRTQIGRHISSQMLRSASATAANYAEARAAESRMDFIHKLRIVLKELNETDVWLQLINETALVPAEITQPIVAENQELCRIVAASVRTARQLNQ; encoded by the coding sequence ATGAATGCGACCCCATCAAGAGGCATTGAGCTTCAAAGGCGGCTGGTCCAGTTTGCAGCGCAAATACTGACGCTCTGCCCGAAGCTACGCCGAACGCAGATAGGCCGGCATATATCCAGTCAGATGCTGCGATCCGCCAGCGCTACAGCAGCAAATTACGCTGAAGCGCGTGCCGCCGAAAGCAGGATGGACTTCATCCACAAGCTGAGGATTGTGTTGAAGGAACTGAATGAGACGGACGTCTGGCTTCAACTGATTAACGAAACGGCGCTGGTACCCGCGGAAATTACACAACCGATAGTCGCGGAAAACCAGGAACTTTGCCGGATTGTCGCCGCTTCAGTTCGAACGGCACGCCAACTTAATCAATAG